In Amaranthus tricolor cultivar Red isolate AtriRed21 chromosome 5, ASM2621246v1, whole genome shotgun sequence, a genomic segment contains:
- the LOC130812583 gene encoding uncharacterized protein LOC130812583: MDKKSSSYNSNSCYWKLYKKSVRTIRFTKQKQHLQAAVKPTTDSPSATISPNTIEDRCIRLTRVDTVTIETPPNVSMETTDLSDRCPRVFKQSVAPITTPTAAAAVADDKKEAYQKVAVIQAKPKVTVVPIEGHENRIPAIISHVDGRKKTYIAESINVLMTGLTTLLIELRTSFKHLLLLKLLRVKRIDSNKIQSRV; this comes from the exons ATGGATAAAAAATCTAGTTCCTACAATTCAAATAGTTGTTATTGGAAACTCTATAAAAAATCAGTTCGAACCATACGTTTCACCAAACAGAAGCAGCATCTTCAAGCTGCTGTTAAACCCACCACTGACTCACCTTCTGCAACTATTTCTCCTAATACTATTGAAGATCGTTGTATTCGACTCACTAGAGTTGACACCGTCACCATTGAAACTCCTCCTAATGTGTCTATGGAAACTACTGATCTCAGTGATCGTTGTCCTCGAGTCTTCAAGCAATCTGTTGCACCTATAACAACAccaacagcagcagcagcagtagCTGATGACAAGAAAGAAGCCTATCAGAAGGTTGCTGTTATTCAAGCCAAACCTAAGGTAACTGTTGTTCCAATAGAAGGTCATGAAAATCGAATTCCAGCAATTATTTCTCATGTAGATGGCCGGAAGAAAACATACATAGCAGAGAGTATAAATG TTTTAATGACAGGGTTAACGACTTTATTAATCGAACTAAGAACAAGTTTCAAGCACCTTCTTTTATTGAAGCTTCTAAGGGTGAAGAGAATAGACTCAAATAAGATTCAGTCAAGGGTATGA
- the LOC130813545 gene encoding uncharacterized protein LOC130813545 gives MASPTKIHPATLVTNIKTSVPIQFNEDGSNFHSWVTLYKLHCRAHLVDSHILPDDSSKALVSKDSEWQRLDDIVHTWIYGSISPSLLQSISYCSELETIATSLTNLGTSITDNRLALQNWKNAPTINTILPLKIRPLLPPTKLLFLKIPLILTTAALPTTAVATATLVVVAGPTVAATMAPPVHLAPGSRNNSSPPSFPSYPYPGWPYWAGYNWAQPAAPFPTSWAPPSSSNGPSAGLLGPRPAQSYHTGTNASMNYTSTDIDHAMNTFSLSTPDEQFYMDTGATSHITRSQGTLLPYFPLKHQFNNVIVVGNGNLIPVLCHGHISFPSSQKSLTLKNVLHAPKLIKNLISVCKFTPDNMISVEFDPFGFSVKDLATGSIVLRSNSTGDLYPFQSTHGASPSSSTSSAFFVFSSSIWHSRLGHPMICGHLLFLVHRDINTMGEFDNNMFHQFCTSRGITLRFSCPYTSSQNGKFECKIRSINNIIRTLLCHASLPPSFWPPP, from the exons ATGGCCTCTCCCACAAAAATTCATCCCGCCACTTTGGTTACTAACATTAAAACAAGTGTGCCTATCCAATTTAATGAAGATGGTTCCAATTTTCATTCTTGGGTCACTTTATACAAGCTTCATTGTCGAGCCCATCTTGTGGATTCTCACATTCTTCCCGATGACTCCTCTAAAGCTTTAGTTTCTAAAGATTCCGAATGGCAACGTCTTGATGACATTGTTCACACATGGATTTATGGCTCTATTAGTCCTTCCCTCCTTCAATCTATA TCTTATTGCAGTGAACTTGAAACTATTGCTACTTCTCTTACTAATCTTGGCACTTCCATCACCGATAATCGATtggctcttcaa AATTGGAAGAACGCTCCAACCATAAACACAATTCTCCCGCTCAAGATTCGGCCCTTATTACCACCAACAAAGCTTCTTTTTCTGAAAATTCCGCTCATTTTAACAACCGCGGCCCTTCCCACCACCGCGGTGGCCACCGCCACGCTTGTCGTGGTGGCCGGACCCACCGTGGCAGCCACCATGGCTCCGCCAGTGCATCTGGCCCCTGGCAGCAGAAACAACTCTAGCCCACCCTCTTTTCCCTCTTATCCTTATCCTGGATGGCCTTACTGGGCCGGATACAATTGGGCCCAACCTGCTGCTCCCTTTCCCACATCTTGGGCTCCTCCTTCTTCAAGCAATGGACCTTCTGCTGGTCTTCTTGGTCCGCGACCGGCACAAAGTTATCACACCGGGACTAATGCTTCTATGAATTATACTTCTACGGACATCGATCATGCTATGAACACTTTCTCTTTGTCTACTCCGGATgagcaattttatatggataccgGTGCCACATCCCACATAACTCGATCTCAAGGTACTTTActtccttattttcctttaaagcatcaattCAATAATGTTATTGTTGTCGGTAATGGTAATTTAATTCCAGTTCTTTGTCACGGGcatatttcttttccttcctcCCAAAAATCCCTTACTCTaaaaaatgtcttacatgcacctaaacttattaaaaacctTATTTCCGTTTGTAAATTCACTCCTGATAATATGATTTCtgttgaatttgatccttttggctTTTCTGTGAAGGATTTGGCCACGGGGAGCATCGTTctgagatctaatagcacgggtgatctttatcctttcCAATCTACACATGGAGCTTCTCCTTCGTCTTCCACATCATCGGCTTTTTTCGTTTTTTCttctagtatttggcattcccGTTTAGGACATCCGA tgatttgTGGACATCTCCTATTTCTAGTCCATCGGGATATAAATactat gggtgaatttgacaataatatgtttCATCAATTTTGTACTAGTCGGGGTATTACTcttcgtttttcttgtccttACACATCTTCTCAAAATGGCAAATTCGAATGCAAAATCCGCTCCATCAATAACATCATTCGTACTCTTTTATGTCATGCTTCCCTTCCTCCGTCTTTTTGGCCTCCGCCTTAA